TAGGATTTTGATATCTGCAGAGTCTATCAAAGTCAGGAGGAGGTTTGCGTGAGCCTGAGAATGATTCTGATGTTCTTATAGAATGTCGAGATGTCTACAAATCATTTGGGGATAAACATATCTTGAAAGGTGTTTCCTTTAAGGTATACTTCTATCTTTAGGCTTGATAAGATCCTACGAAATGATCTTGTTCTGGGTCTTTAGATTATGTATTAAGTCTTCACACAATCTAACCACAATTTTTTTGGTAATGTAGATTAGACATGGGGAAGCTGTTGGGGTGATTGGTCCTTCTGGGACTGGAAAATCAACCATTTTAAAGATCATGGCTGGTCTTCTTGCTCCAGACAAGGTCTGACTAGTCTTTCCTTTTCTCTCTCTCCCTCTCTCTAGTTAGATGATGGTATCCTTCAGGTTGTGGGTTTTCTCTAATGCTCAGGGAGAGGTTTATATACGAGGAAAAAAGCGAGCTGGTTTGATAAGTGATGAGGAGATATCAGGGCTTCGTATTGGCCTTGTAAGTGCTCTCTTCCTCATGACTCGTGCATTTTTTGGTTTGGAGTTTGTGTATCTAATGGGTTTTGTTTGACAGGTTTTTCAGAGTGCAGCTCTCTTTGATTCTCTTACAGTTCGTGAAAATGTTGGTTTTCTACTGTAAGTTGTTATACATCACCACTCATTGTCTCTAGCCAAAAAGTCTTTTTTATTGATTTAACCTTTCCATGTTTAACTAATTTCAGCTATGAGAATTCAAAAATGTCCGAGAATCAAATATCTGAGCTTGTGACACAGACCTTGGCAGCTGTTGGTTTGAAGGTATCCTAATTATCACATCATTTTATGAAAGATTTGCTTCACCTAGAAACATCTGGTTCCTTATGATTTTATTCTTTTCTAACAAGATCAGGGTGTTGAGAATCGACTGCCTTCTGAGCTATCTGGTGGGATGAAGAAAAGGGTTGCTTTAGCTCGTTCACTTGTTTTCGATACAACAAAGGAGGTCATAGAGCCAGAGGTAATCCACTTAAAGCTCCTCCATTTTGTATAGTTCTTGATGAAAGTGTAAAACTCTATCATGCACTGCTTTTCTCTTCTTAGGTGCTCTTGTACGATGAGCCAACAGCTGGACTTGATCCCATTGCATCAACTGTAGTGGAAGATCTTATACGATCTGTTCACTTGACGGGCGAGGAGGATTCACTTGGAAAACCTGGGAAGATCGCCTCTTATTTGGTTGTTACCCATCAACATAGCACCATTCAAAGAGCTGTAGACAGGTTCTGATTATATAGTCCACACATTCTTGAGATACATAACATGATATGGTTTTTTCTTTCATCCCTTGAGGAGTTCGGGTTTCTTCTATTCAGGTTACTGTTTCTGTATGAAGGAAAAATCGTCTGGCAAGGAATGACTCATGAATTTACAACCTCAACAAATCCAATAGTTCAACAGGTCATTTTTCTCTATCACATATTCACTTCTAATTTCAAACAAGAATGTTTGTCAAGAGACATGGAAGTACTTCAAATGTAGTTTGAGTGTCATTCATTTTGTTGTTGTTGTATCTCTCAGTTTGCTACAGGCAGCCTTGACGGACCAATTAGATACTAAGGGGCACAAACCAAGAAGTGTGCGGTACATTGTCTAGTTCATGGCAACACTGAGTTGAGTTGTGTGAAGACTCCTCTTGCTCCTATTAAGATTCTAAAGAAACTAGATTCTTTATTTCCTCCAAAACAAAGCTTTTAAGTCTACTTGTAAACACTCTTTTATCTTAGTAGAGCATAGATCAGGAAAGGATTGTAAGTTGAGGTTTCTTGTTTGAAGTAACAGTATTAATCATTGGGTTTTAAAGTGCGTTGAACAAAGACAATGATTCTGGCAAACATATGCCTCAAATTAAGTTGTGTATGCAGCCTCCTCTAACTCTCAGTAAGATTCTAAAGAAACTGTCTAGAGAAAAGCAATTGATTCACAAGCGTTCTAAAACAAAGTTTAAGCCTACTTGTAAAACAAAAGCAAGAGTTTAATGCAGATGTTAGTGCAAAGAACAGGACTTGCATTCTCAGACAACTGAAACTCTAGTTGCAACTGATACACTTGTGACTCTAATCAAAGGTTCTCTTTTTTTTTATATTCATACTGTAGAAGAAAAGAAAGAAAGGACTATAAAATTTTCAGCTACCCAACTTGAAAGCATCAACAAAGAGACCCAAACAAACACCAGCTTTCCAGAAATTCATAAAGACAACAAAAGACTGCAACTTCTTCCCAGAAGAAGAAGAAGATGGCTTCTTCTTCTTCCTATACATAAGCATACCGATTCCTTCAATGGCAGCCACGACGATACCCGCAACAAGCACGTCCCAGTCACCGGTTTGGCCAAGAATGGTGGCCAATGCATTAGCAGTGTAGAAACCAAGAAGCAGCAGAAATATCTTCATGGGAAAGTTTTGTCTTGCGGAGTTTATCTTCACAAGCAGCTGTTTGCCTAACGCAACCGCGATTCTGCCTAGTCTAGTGCTACCTAGACCTGTTCTGTCTCCTCCGTTGTCTCCAGGACCAGGAGGAGGAACTGAAGAGCCTGTGTCTAACGCAAACGCTATTCTCTGATTCGGTCTTCGAATCTGAAAACTGTTAAGAGAGAATGTTCAGTGCCAAAGAAAAACGAACCAAAATTAAGAGATTCCCCTAAAAGTGGGTACCTTTTCATGGGATTGATCCTTGTGTGTAACACATTTGTCATAAAGGTTCGACCTTTATCAATTTCGATGATTGATGACGATGATGATGTTAAGATGCGTGAAGCTTGAATTTGACATGCCATCAGAAGGAGAAGTCGGTTTGTGAGATTTAGGGTTGTTTCAGCGAGTGACGGACGATAAGAAAGTTGGGTTTAAGACGAAAATGCTAGAAGCCTTGTTTAAAATTTTGTTCTCTTCGTCTGACCATTTTTTGGGTATGGGAACTAGAGAATGGATAGTTAAGACGTCAGAGCATGAATTTTGGTAATATAACAAGTTTTCACCAAATCCAGGTTTCACGGTTTATTACTACACACTACAGAAAAAAAAATAAAAAAGCTTACAACAAATGTGCAAGTAAATCTGATTATGAGCAGATATTCACGGCTCAAATGATGCAGATATGCGTAAATCCTCATAAGTCATGTAGTGTTGTTGTTTGTTGATTCGCCTATATAATATTTTTCATAAATGTAATGTCATAATAAATCAGCGCTATAAAAAAAAAAGTTTACAGAAATTTGGGTCCTCCAAATCCATCTTGAGATAGATAGATCACTACAAGAAAACAGGGGGATTCTGATGGCCGAAATCGTCGGAAATTCGTCGGAATAGACCGATTCCGACGAATTTCCGACGAACCTGTCCGTCGGTATCGTTTCGTCGGAAAAAAAAAATTCGTCGGAATTTCGTTAGAACTTCCGACGACTTTCTGACGAATACCGAGAAACGTCATTCTGACGAACTTCCGACGATATTACGATGCGGATACACGAGACCAGAGTTCATCGGAAAAACTACGTACCGACGGAGAACGTTCGTCGGACAA
This genomic interval from Brassica oleracea var. oleracea cultivar TO1000 chromosome C2, BOL, whole genome shotgun sequence contains the following:
- the LOC106320205 gene encoding ycf20-like protein, translating into MACQIQASRILTSSSSSIIEIDKGRTFMTNVLHTRINPMKSFQIRRPNQRIAFALDTGSSVPPPGPGDNGGDRTGLGSTRLGRIAVALGKQLLVKINSARQNFPMKIFLLLLGFYTANALATILGQTGDWDVLVAGIVVAAIEGIGMLMYRKKKKPSSSSSGKKLQSFVVFMNFWKAGVCLGLFVDAFKLGS
- the LOC106320199 gene encoding protein TRIGALACTOSYLDIACYLGLYCEROL 3, chloroplastic — encoded protein: MLSFSSSSSLLRPSLHFQPSSHQPVAMSRRSISPFRRKVFCCSTAIKFDSLSKSGGGLREPENDSDVLIECRDVYKSFGDKHILKGVSFKIRHGEAVGVIGPSGTGKSTILKIMAGLLAPDKGEVYIRGKKRAGLISDEEISGLRIGLVFQSAALFDSLTVRENVGFLLYENSKMSENQISELVTQTLAAVGLKGVENRLPSELSGGMKKRVALARSLVFDTTKEVIEPEVLLYDEPTAGLDPIASTVVEDLIRSVHLTGEEDSLGKPGKIASYLVVTHQHSTIQRAVDRLLFLYEGKIVWQGMTHEFTTSTNPIVQQFATGSLDGPIRY